One uncultured Desulfuromusa sp. genomic window, CTATGTCACAGCCAGCGAAAAAATGAACAAAATGTTTGCCGAACATAATCATCTTCCCTATACCAAAACAATCTTAGGGGCCGGCCCCCATGGGGAAACTGTTGTTTTTGAAGTCGACAAGAAAGATCCCGCTTTTGTCGAAGGTCTGATTGACCAATACAATAAAATCCCTTTTTTACTTGAAAGCCGGGGCGATAACTATTCTGTCTATAAATACAATGGCCGCATTTATGTTATCGGCAATCCCCAAACACGTGATTTCTTCGTCCAGCATCAGCATTTACCTTACACCAAAACGGTATTGGGAGCTGGCCCCAATGCAGAAACAGTTATTTTTGAAGCCGACAAAAAAGATCCTGAGTTTGCTGAAAATTTGATTGGAATATTTAAAGGCTAGAACCCAGCGTCACTGATGTCTAACGAGTCTAAGGCCCGGCCATTGGCGGGCCTTTTCTCTCTAAATTTCAAAATTCCTCACTGTAATTCGAATATAACCGGCATCAGAAACTGTGAAATCATTGGTGGCGGCGTAAAAGGAGCGGCCTCGCTAACAGCTTTCAGTGCCTGTTTGTCGAGCAGTGGATAACCGCTACTATGTAAGACTTCAGCATTCAGCAGTGTGCCGTCGGTAGCAACACGAAAGAGGATCTCAATGCGTCCTTTCCATCCCCGGCGTTGGGCTAGGCGCGGGTAATGCAGTTGCTCGTAGATGCTTTGGCGAATTGCAGCATAGTTGGCTTTACGATAATCATCCAGCGCCATCTCAGCGAAAGAGGGAACACCAGAACCATCGAGTGTCGCCTCTGTGGGACTATCGGACTGCGTAAGGGTTGTAGTTGCTACCGGTGTCTGAACAGAGACAGGAAGAGACGCTACGGATGATTCCAGCACCGTTTTTTCCAGTTGTGCTGCCGTTTCTCCGGAAGAGACAGGCAATTCCTGTGAATCCAATTGCTCTGCAATAATGTCTTCCCGAGGGATCACCGGTTCTATCAATGGTTCGGTTTGAACCTTGGATTCCGGTCGAGAATGGGGAGACGGCGCCGGTGCTTTTACCTTGACTTGTTTTTGTACAACAGGTTCTGGTAGGACTTCCGGTTGTGGCAGAGCCTTGGGAGCACGTTTCGGTTCAACGTGAACTTGAACATCAGATTTCACCACCGACGCCGGTTGCGACCGGAATACCTCTTTTTCTGCCGGGGCGGATTGAACGGTTTTTTCTATTCCTTCTCCTGCCGCAAGATGACCGGTCGTTGTCGCCAGACTGAAATCAAGCCGCATACCATCAAGAGCCTGTTCCTGGGGTAATTCGGATAACCTCCCGACGACCGGCATCAGCAGGCCCATCAACAACCCATGAATAAGCAAGGATTCGCAAAGGGGACGCAGTGACTTCAACGGCTGGCCTCTGTGAGTAAACTGACCTGAGTAAAATCGAGTCGCTTCAATAGATCCATCACCCCAACGAATGCCTGTAGGGCGACCTGTCGATCGGCACGTACCACGACCGGTCGTTGCCGATCATAACCGCTCAAGGTTGCCTCCAGTGCCGCCAACTCGACAGCCGCACCATCAAGATAGAATTTCCCCTGACGGTCAATGTCCACTTGCAGCAGTCCTTTAATCTCCCCCGCCGGTGCTTCAGCCTGCGGCAACTTTATGGGAATCGCTCCGCTGTTGATAAATGTAGCGGTCGTTAGCACAATCGTCAGCAACACCAACATGATGTCGATAAATGGAATAACGTTGATACTGTCAAATCCCCTAGTCTCCATGCTCCACCTCCCAGGTAATCAAAATCTCCTTTGCACGGCGCAACAGCAGATTGTATAGAACAATGGCCGGAATCGCCACCAACAGTCCGGCAGCGGTCGCCTTGAGGGCGAGGGCCAGACCGGTCATAATTTGGCCGGAATCGACCATCCCTTCCTGTCCCATGGTGTAGAAAGTAAGCATGATCCCGAACACCGTGCCAAGCAGGCCGACATAAGGAGCATTGCTGCCGATAGTAGCTATCAGATGCAAACGCCGGGTCAGCTCCAGTTCCAGCAGGCCACGATCTTTGAATTCCACTGTATTGATGCAACGGTAGGCACGCCAGCGCTCGATGGCGAGAGCCAGCGCCGTCACACTCATCAGTCCGAGCAGACCGATAACACCGTAATCGATTGTTTCCTTTAGCCATTCCATGATTCTTCTCCTGCCAACACAATTCCATCTTCACGTTTTTGATTCAGATTCTTATTCGGGGGAACACGTATCAAGGACATGTCCTCCGAATACTTTCACGCCTGCTGATATCAGTAAAAATTCCGCCTCGCTCGTCCAGCTAAAACCGTACCCGCACGCCGACAACAAAACAAACACCACCATCCGGATCACCGAAATAAATCTGGTAGCACCGATCGGACTGGGTGTCGATTTTTGATATCCTATTTCTTTACTACTCCCTATTAAAGAAACCAATAACGAAACCCCAGCTGTTGCTGGGGCTTCATCATCTCAAAAGTAAACAACTCGTGTATAAATTTTGACCCTCAACGACCTGCCGAAATTGTCATTGTAAGAGACTGTAGAACATCTTCTAGAATCTTGCCTTAAGCATTGTCTTCACATTCAGGCCGGGCTGATCGTTTAATCCGAATGACTGCCATACGGATGAGAGGTGATCCTGATACGATTCATCAGTGAAATTTTCAACAGCTGCTACGAAGCTCCAGATTTCACCAATGTCAATCCCCATGCGCACATCACCGCGGGTATAACCATCGGTCTTCCGCTCATTGTCGCCGGTCTTATCCTGATCCGATGCAGTCAGTCCCGAGAGTTCCACCCATAATGCGTTCTCCGCGCCAAAGAACGTATCGTAGCGGACACCGTAACGGACTTTCAGGGGTGGGATGCCCGACAGGTCTTCTCCCGTATCATCATTCTCTCCGCGGACATAGGAAACGGAGGCGAATGTCGAGAAACCGCCGCTCAACTCGTAGTCCAGACCCGCTTCCGCACCGTATAGCGAGACATTCGCATAGTTCATGTAGAGGTAATTCCCGTCGCCCTGATTCTCTTTGACAATGTAATCATCAATCATGTTGTAGAAGAGGCTGACCGTAGTTTGCAACCGGTCGGTCCGGGTTTTTATTCCGATATCGAAATTCCAGCTCGTTTCGGGATCGAGGTTCGGGTCACCAAAATCGTTGCCAACATCATGCGGGCCGTAGAAGTACAGCTCCATCAGAGTCGGAGCGCGGAATGCCCGACCTAAGTTGCCATACAGATTAACCATATTACTGACCTTGTAAAGCACGCCCAGATTCCCGCTAATTGCACTGCTCGTAGACGTCTCTTCACCGGTCAACTGATGGCGTGGATGTCCATCTGTCTGCGCTTCAATCCAGTCAGCCCGAAGTCCAGGTGTCACTACCCAACGCTCACCCAGTGCCACCTCGTCCTGCACAAACGCACCCACTCCCACACGCGTCGAATCGGGGATGACGGGAACACCATCGAACATAGGATTCACCCATGAGGAGTCAGTGTCGCGAATATTGCGATCGGACGTGGCATCTTCATAGAACATGTCCAGGCCAAAAGTCACCCGGTGTGTGTCATTGGGAATCAGCACCATTTGCGGTTTTAAGGTGTAGGTGTCGATATCGACATGAATATCGACCTCCATATCGCCTTGAACAACAGACGGAATTTCGTCTGTTTTGAGGCGATAGCGATGCCGGTTATGGCGTTGCCAACCGAAATCAACCTTCAAACTGTCGACATTTTCAGACAATTCATTTGCTTCAATACCGAGTGCCAGGCGCTGATGTTTCTCCCCTTTGAAGTAGTCCTCCTTGAAGGCGGCAGAAGCCGGGATACCGATATCCGCCTCCATGAATGAATAATCGACAGATGTTTTCCAGACGTCACCGATGTAGTTTCCTCCTCCCCAGACTGTATAGCCATCATAGAAGCTGTTCGCCAGCTCACCTTCCACTGTTTCGATATTGCCTGCGTCCTTGTAGCTGCCACCAACATAACCGTTAAAGCGCCCTTTCCCGAACCGCAGGTGCGCAGATTCCTTCAATCCGTCAGCCGCTCCTTCATATTGGATATCCGTTTCGCCCCCAAAGCGAGGCTCAGCCCCTGTCTCCTCCTCGGCTCCCTTGGTAATAAAATTGACCACACCCCCAATCGCATCTGATCCGTAAAGAACCGACGCCGGACCACGGACAACCTCCACCCTTTCGACCTGAGCGGGATCAAGGGAGAAAACATGATTACCTCCCGGCCGTTGCTCAGACAGACGAATACCGCTAACAAGAGCCAAAACACGTTCTCCGCTGAGCCCGCGGATGACCGGGTGTACGCTGCCGGGCCCTGCAGTCACTACGTCGACCCCAGGTTCTTTATGAAAAATCTCTGCGATTGTTACAGCAACCTTTTCTTCAAGGTCCTGCTGCTCCACGAGATTCACAGGTTGCGATGTGTCGAACGTTTCCTTCTCGCTTCCAGTCGCTGTTACTACCATTTCAGGAAGGATGAAGGACTCCTCAGCATGAGTAAAAGGAACGCAGCTCAACGCCACTATAAGGCAAACAAATAGTCTTTTCATCGGGGTAAACTCCTATTAGAAAAATCAGCTCGGGAAAGGATCATCTTCCTATTGGATGGTTGTTGATGTTTAACGTATTCCTTCCAAACTAAACAATCCTTCATGCTAACGCAAATGCATTTGCATTAATAGGCGAAGTGAGTCTGCCTTGTCAAGGATATTGCGAAACACCTTGCAGAAAGAAAGTTGAAAAGCTAGAATTGCTCAAAGGGAGGCAAGTTTTGAGGCGCAACACAGCACAAAAAATAGCCATCGAGGAGGTCTTCAGGCAGCATGAAAGGCCGCTGTCCGTGGATGAAGTTTTAGAACACGGCCGTCAACTTGTGGACTCATTGAACCAAGCAACGGTTTATCGGAACCTGAAACTGCTCGTTGAAAACGGCTGGCTGCTGCGAACGTTCCATCCATCGCTCGGGAATCTGTATGAACGGAGCGGAAAAGGACATCACCACCATTTCCACTGCCGGGAATGCAACCGTGCTTTTGACCTTCCCGGCTGCGCATTAAAGGAAAATGAAGCGGCACCCAACGGATTCATTGTGGAAGACCACGAAATCTTTTTATTTGGAGTCTGCCCTTCCTGTAGCGATAAGATGCGGTCTGCTGAATCACAGCCAACCGGTTAGAAGATCTTTAGTCTCAATAACCGCCAAGGGGGACAGGCACCCGAAGGTGCCTGTCCCTCAATATGATTTATATCTCAAGCATTCCTTTTTGTGATTGATTTTATTTGCTAATGTGTAAGAAATAAATGCGTTACGATCCAACAATTAAAGGCATTTTCCTGCGCATAAGGAATGTGATTGAGACATATGAATCCCGTTGCTAATCAAAAAGGTGCCGTCCTGCTGATGGTTTTAGTTGCTGTAACCATTCTCGGCCTGACCGCAGGCATAGCAGGCAGTAGTTGGAAAACAATCACCCAACGAGCCAAAGAACAAGAACTGCTCTGGCGAGGCGGTCAGATTCGTAAGGCGATTGCATCCTATTACAAAACCGGTCACGCCGGACAGCAACCGACGCTGCCATCAAGCCTGGATGACTTGCTTCGCGACCCGCGCTCTTTATCGGTTGTACGCCACCTGCGCAAAAAATACCTTGATCCCATGACCGGAAAGGACTGGGTGGTTGTCAAGGATCCCAGCGGAAGGATTCAGGGAGTCCACAGTAGCAGCCCTGAAGAACCATTTAAACAAGATAACTTTCAGGAAGAAAACAAAAGTTTTACAGGTAAATCCAGTTATGCCCAATGGCAGTTTCTATTTACGCCGAATAAAACCAATAAGACGAGTGGGACAACAAGTAAAGAGGCAGCGGTTGAAATAAAGACCAATTGATCCTGTTTTTTACAGCCAGTTCATCCGGCGTAAGAGCAGAGGGATTGGTGGCTCACCAAAGATAGCTATTCAGAGAATAGTTATGGTGACGACACCTTAAATATCACCATTCCTGATAGGGAATATCGTTCAACCCGATCAAATCACTGCCGCTGCGGATGTCAAAGCACCCTCCTTCGGCCAATTGACCGTTTTCGGCCGGCTCTGGAGGGAGGCAATTCCAGCTGTCACTCCTCAGGGTAAATGGATCTCGGGGAACATCACGAATATATTTACTGCTGACCAACTGATCCAGGCTATCTGGATAGAGGCCGTTATCGGCAAAAAAGGCATCAATTGACCGGCGCATCTGATACAAGTCTTCGGCAAGGGCCGATTCTCTCGCCTTGATCTGACTTCGTTTGTAGCTGGGCACGGCAATACTGGCCAGAATCGACATAATGACCATAACCGCCAGCAATTCGAATAACGTAAAGCCCTTGGAAGACTTCGCACATTTCAACAAATTTATCATTTACCAGTCCCGGTAAGTGGTTCCATCAAGAGCAATAGCTTCACTCTGGCTGTAAACATCAAAAACATCTTCACCACCCCACACCGTTGAGTCAACCTCATCAATGTAGGAACGCAAACCCCAGCCAAGATCATCACGGTCGAAGGGATCTTTGGGAATACGACGCAGGTATTTCTTTTTGTAGGGATAGAGTCCGCCCCAATCGTTTCCTTCCAGCAGCTTTTCCAGTTCCTCGGGATAACCCGATTTACCAACTGTTGCAAAAATCTTTTTCTCTGCGACAGCTTGGTCATAATCAAGCTTATATGCATCAATGGCACTCCGAATATCGCGCAAGTTACGTCGCAGTTCCAATTCTTTCGTCCGGGTCACAGTCACTTCAGATAAAGGCAGGACCACCGAGGCGAGTATCGCCAGGATTGCCATGGCGATCACCAGTTCAATGAAGGTCAATCCTGAACAATTTTTAGCACGCTGAGTTTGCATCAACCGACTCTAAGGGGCAACTTCGATCAGCAAACCGGAAGGATCGACTGCAATTCGCTCACCCGCTACGTTTCTGAAATTTGTCCGCGTCGGCTTGATTTCAGCTTTGCCGACCGCTATTGCCCGGAACTGCAGACTGAATAATTCTCCAGCGCCGGAAACACCTTGACCGCCAGAACCCTGTTTCAGTCCGACGATAACTCTTCCCCCCGGATTAAGATCCGTATAAGTGAAAACATTTACTCCATTATCTCTATTGAGGAAAGCACCCTCCTTCGCACTGACAAGTTCAAAGAGGGCTGGATCATATTGTACATACAAAGGAGCGCTGAACAGAGATTCGACCTCACTAACATGAAAACTCAAAGTGAATTCATCCCCCTGGTTGACAAGTTGTGCTCCTTCAACAAAAACCGTCGGTTTGAGCTCCTGTCCGGCGACTTGATTTGCAGGAATCAGCTCTTCAGTCATCATACTTGTAGCAGGTTCTTCCTCAACGGTTCCAGCAGGGGCTTCGGGTTTCTCTGGCAATGGAGTTACTACCTTTTTCTGCTTTGGATTTTCCTTGACAGATTTTAAATCAGTCTGCGGCTCCAGCCCTTCCTGACCAACTCGATATTCGTCAGCAAAGGTGCCAAAATTCCGCCCGAATTTCAGATCATCCTCACCGCCGGACCAGATACTGGCGGTATCACCTTGAGGAACATGAACCGATTTGACAATATGCGGAGTAATCGACAGCAGTATTTCACGCTTGGTTTTGGTTTTATCAGTGCCGTTAAAAAGCTCTCCAAGAAGAGGAATATCACCCAGTACCGGAAATACATTTTTTGTGGTCGAATTGTCGTTGCGGATCAGTCCACCAATAATAGTTTGCTCGCCATCCTTGAGCGTTAGAGTCGTATCAGCATTAGTTGAAGAAATGGTAATAACGGCAGTTCCATTCGCGGTCTTTTCACGACCTGAGACGTTACTCACCTCAAGGCCCAATTTCGTAATAATAGTATTATCCAGCTGGATCGACGGCTCGACATCCAACTTGACCCCGACATCAATATACTGAACATTCTCAGAGGTCTGGGTATCAT contains:
- a CDS encoding TonB-dependent receptor, which gives rise to MKRLFVCLIVALSCVPFTHAEESFILPEMVVTATGSEKETFDTSQPVNLVEQQDLEEKVAVTIAEIFHKEPGVDVVTAGPGSVHPVIRGLSGERVLALVSGIRLSEQRPGGNHVFSLDPAQVERVEVVRGPASVLYGSDAIGGVVNFITKGAEEETGAEPRFGGETDIQYEGAADGLKESAHLRFGKGRFNGYVGGSYKDAGNIETVEGELANSFYDGYTVWGGGNYIGDVWKTSVDYSFMEADIGIPASAAFKEDYFKGEKHQRLALGIEANELSENVDSLKVDFGWQRHNRHRYRLKTDEIPSVVQGDMEVDIHVDIDTYTLKPQMVLIPNDTHRVTFGLDMFYEDATSDRNIRDTDSSWVNPMFDGVPVIPDSTRVGVGAFVQDEVALGERWVVTPGLRADWIEAQTDGHPRHQLTGEETSTSSAISGNLGVLYKVSNMVNLYGNLGRAFRAPTLMELYFYGPHDVGNDFGDPNLDPETSWNFDIGIKTRTDRLQTTVSLFYNMIDDYIVKENQGDGNYLYMNYANVSLYGAEAGLDYELSGGFSTFASVSYVRGENDDTGEDLSGIPPLKVRYGVRYDTFFGAENALWVELSGLTASDQDKTGDNERKTDGYTRGDVRMGIDIGEIWSFVAAVENFTDESYQDHLSSVWQSFGLNDQPGLNVKTMLKARF
- a CDS encoding energy transducer TonB yields the protein MKSLRPLCESLLIHGLLMGLLMPVVGRLSELPQEQALDGMRLDFSLATTTGHLAAGEGIEKTVQSAPAEKEVFRSQPASVVKSDVQVHVEPKRAPKALPQPEVLPEPVVQKQVKVKAPAPSPHSRPESKVQTEPLIEPVIPREDIIAEQLDSQELPVSSGETAAQLEKTVLESSVASLPVSVQTPVATTTLTQSDSPTEATLDGSGVPSFAEMALDDYRKANYAAIRQSIYEQLHYPRLAQRRGWKGRIEILFRVATDGTLLNAEVLHSSGYPLLDKQALKAVSEAAPFTPPPMISQFLMPVIFELQ
- a CDS encoding type II secretion system protein; the encoded protein is MNPVANQKGAVLLMVLVAVTILGLTAGIAGSSWKTITQRAKEQELLWRGGQIRKAIASYYKTGHAGQQPTLPSSLDDLLRDPRSLSVVRHLRKKYLDPMTGKDWVVVKDPSGRIQGVHSSSPEEPFKQDNFQEENKSFTGKSSYAQWQFLFTPNKTNKTSGTTSKEAAVEIKTN
- a CDS encoding biopolymer transporter ExbD, whose product is METRGFDSINVIPFIDIMLVLLTIVLTTATFINSGAIPIKLPQAEAPAGEIKGLLQVDIDRQGKFYLDGAAVELAALEATLSGYDRQRPVVVRADRQVALQAFVGVMDLLKRLDFTQVSLLTEASR
- the exbB gene encoding TonB-system energizer ExbB; translation: MEWLKETIDYGVIGLLGLMSVTALALAIERWRAYRCINTVEFKDRGLLELELTRRLHLIATIGSNAPYVGLLGTVFGIMLTFYTMGQEGMVDSGQIMTGLALALKATAAGLLVAIPAIVLYNLLLRRAKEILITWEVEHGD
- a CDS encoding transcriptional repressor gives rise to the protein MRRNTAQKIAIEEVFRQHERPLSVDEVLEHGRQLVDSLNQATVYRNLKLLVENGWLLRTFHPSLGNLYERSGKGHHHHFHCRECNRAFDLPGCALKENEAAPNGFIVEDHEIFLFGVCPSCSDKMRSAESQPTG
- a CDS encoding type II secretion system protein, yielding MQTQRAKNCSGLTFIELVIAMAILAILASVVLPLSEVTVTRTKELELRRNLRDIRSAIDAYKLDYDQAVAEKKIFATVGKSGYPEELEKLLEGNDWGGLYPYKKKYLRRIPKDPFDRDDLGWGLRSYIDEVDSTVWGGEDVFDVYSQSEAIALDGTTYRDW
- a CDS encoding prepilin-type N-terminal cleavage/methylation domain-containing protein — protein: MINLLKCAKSSKGFTLFELLAVMVIMSILASIAVPSYKRSQIKARESALAEDLYQMRRSIDAFFADNGLYPDSLDQLVSSKYIRDVPRDPFTLRSDSWNCLPPEPAENGQLAEGGCFDIRSGSDLIGLNDIPYQEW